A stretch of the Pan troglodytes isolate AG18354 chromosome 20, NHGRI_mPanTro3-v2.0_pri, whole genome shotgun sequence genome encodes the following:
- the TYK2 gene encoding non-receptor tyrosine-protein kinase TYK2 isoform X11 — MPLRHWGMARGSKPFGDGAQPMAAMGGLKVLLHWAGPGGGEPWVTFSESSLTAEEVCIHIAHKVGITPPCFNLFALFDAQAQVWLPPNHILEIPRDASLMLYFRIRFYFRNWHGMNPREPAVYRCGPPGTEASSDQTAQGMQLLDPASFEYLFEQGKHEFVNDVASLWELSSEEEIHHFKNESLGMAFLHLCHLALRHGIPLQEVAKKTSFKDCIPRSFRRHIRQHSALTRLRLRNVFRRFLRDFQPGRLSQQMVMVKYLATLERLAPRFGTERVPVCHLRLLAQAEGEPCYIRDSGVAPTDPGPESAAGPPTHEVLVTGTGGIQWWPVEEEVNKEEGSSGSSGRNPQASLFGKKAKAHKAVGQPADRPREPLWAYFCDFRDITHVVLKEHCVSIHRQDNKCLELSLPSRAAALSFVSLVDGYFRLTADSSHYLCHEVAPPRLVMSIRDGIHGPLLEPFVQAKLRPEDGLYLIHWSTSHPYRLILTVAQRSQAPDGMQSLRLRKFPIEQQDGAFVLEGWGRSFPSIRELGAALQGCLLRAGDDCFSLRRCCLPQPGETSNLIIMRGARASPRTLNLSQLSFHRVDQKEITQLSHLGQGTRTNVYEGRLRVEGSGDPEEGKMDDEDPLVPGRDRGQELRVVLKVLDPSHHDIALAFYETASLMSQVSHMHLAFVHGVCVRGPENIMVTEYVEHGPLDVWLRRERGHVPMAWKMVVAQQLASALSYLENKNLVHGNVCGRNILLARLGLAEGTSPFIKLSDPGVGLGALSREERVERIPWLAPECLPVGANSLSTAMDKWGFGATLLEICFDGEAPLQSRSPSEKEHFYQRQHRLPEPSCPELATLTSQCLTYEPTQRPSFRTILRDLTRLQPHTLPDLADVLTVNPDSPASDPTVFHKRYLKKIRDLGEGHFGKVSLYCYDPTNDGTGEMVAVKALKADCGPQHRSGWKQEIDILRTLYHEHIIKYKGCCEDQGEKSLQLVMEYVPLGSLRDYLPRHSVGLAQLLLFAQQICEVYHLMKNCWETEASFRPNFENLIPILKTVHEKYQGQAPSVFSVC; from the exons GTATCACTCCTCCTTGCTTCAATCTCTTTGCCCTCTTCGATGCTCAGGCCCAAGTCTGGTTGCCCCCAAACCACATCCTAGAGATCCCCAGAGACGCAAGCCTGATGCTATATTTCCGCATAAG GTTTTATTTCCGGAACTGGCATGGCATGAATCCTCGGGAACCGGCTGTGTACCGTTGTGGGCCCCCAGGAACCGAGGCATCCTCAGATCAGACAGCACAGGGGATGCAACTCCTGGACCCAGCCTCATTTGAGTACCTCTTTGAGCAG GGCAAGCATGAGTTTGTGAATGACGTGGCATCACTGTGGGAGCTGTCGAGCGAGGAGGAGATCCACCACTTTAAGAATGAGAGCCTGGGCATGGCCTTTCTGCACCTCTGTCACCTCGCTCTCCGCCATGGCATCCCCCTGCAGGAGGTGGCCAAGAAGACCAG CTTCAAGGACTGCATCCCGCGCTCCTTCCGTCGGCATATCCGGCAGCACAGCGCCCTGACCCGGCTGCGCCTTCGGAACGTCTTCCGCAGGTTCCTGCGGGACTTCCAGCCGGGCCGACTCTCCCAGCAGATGGTCATGGTCAAATACCTAGCCACACTCGAGCGGCTGGCACCCCGCTTCGGCACAGAGCGTGTGCCCGTGTGCCACCTGAGGCTGCTGGCCCAGGCCGAGGGGGAGCCCTGCTACATCCGGGACAGTGGGGTGGCCCCTACAGACCCTGGCCCTGAGTCTGCTGCTGGGCCCCCAACCCACGAGGTGCTGGTGACAGGCACTGGTGGCATCCAGTGGTGGCCAGTAGAGGAGGAGGTGAACAAGGAGGAG GGTTCTAGTGGCAGCAGTGGCAGGAACCCCCAAGCCAGCCTGTTTGGGAAGAAGGCCAAGGCTCACAAGGCAGTCGGCCAGCCGGCAGACAGGCCGCGGGAGCCACTGTGGGCCTACTTCTGCGACTTCCGGGACATCACCCACGTGGTGCTGAAAGAGCACTGTGTCAGCATCCACCGGCAGGACAACAAGTGCCTG GAGCTGAGCTTGCCTTCCCGGGCTGCGGCGCTGTCCTTCGTGTCGCTGGTGGACGGCTATTTCCGCCTGACGGCCGACTCCAGCCACTACCTGTGCCACGAGGTGGCTCCCCCACGGCTGGTGATGAGCATCCGGGATGGGATCCACGGACCCCTGCT GGAGCCATTTGTGCAGGCCAAGCTGCGGCCCGAGGACGGCCTGTACCTCATTCACTGGAGCACCAGCCACCCCTACCGCCTGATCCTCACAGTGGCCCAGCGTAGCCAG GCACCAGACGGCATGCAGAGCTTGCGGCTCCGAAAGTTCCCCATTGAGCAGCAGGACGGGGCCTTCGTGCTGGAGGGCTGGGGCCGGTCCTTCCCCAGCATTCGGGAACTTGGGGCTGCCTTGCAGGGCTGCTTGCTGAGGGCCGGGGATGACTGCTTCTCTCTGCGTCGCTGTTGCCTGCCCCAACCAGGAG AAACCTCCAATCTCATCATCATGCGGGGGGCTCGGGCCAGCCCCAGGACACTCAACCTCAGCCAGCTCAGCTTCCACCGGGTTGACCAGAAGGAGATCACCCAG CTGTCCCACTTGGGCCAGGGCACAAGGACCAACGTGTATGAGGGCCGCCTGCGAGTGGAGGGCAGCGGGGACCCTGAGGAGGGCAAGATGGATGACGAGGACCCCCTCGTGCCTGGCAGGGACCGTGGGCAGGAGCTACGAGTGGTGCTCAAAGTGCTGGACCCTAGTCACCATGACATCGCCCTG GCCTTCTACGAGACAGCCAGCCTCATGAGCCAGGTCTCCCACATGCACCTGGCCTTCGTGCATGGCGTCTGTGTGCGCGGCCCTGAAA ATATCATGGTGACAGAGTACGTGGAGCACGGACCCCTGGATGTGTGGCTGCGGAGGGAGCGGGGCCATGTGCCCATGGCTTGGAAGATGGTGGTGGCCCAGCAGCTGGCCAGCGCCCTCAGCTACCTG GAGAACAAGAACCTGGTTCATGGTAATGTGTGTGGCCGGAACATCCTGCTGGCCCGGCTGGGGTTGGCAGAGGGCACCAGCCCCTTCATCAAGCTGAGTGATCCTGGCGTGGGCCTGGGCGCCCTCTCCAGGGAGG agcggGTGGAGAGGATCCCCTGGCTGGCCCCCGAATGCCTACCAGTTGGGGCCAACAGCCTAAGCACCGCCATGGACAAGTGGGGGTTTGGCGCCACCCTCCTGGAGATCTGCTTTGACGGAGAGGCCCCTCTGCAGAGCCGCAGTCCCTCCGAG AAGGAGCATTTCTACCAGAGGCAGCACCGGCTGCCTGAGCCCTCCTGCCCAGAGCTGGCCACACTCACCAGCCAGTGTCTGACCTATGAGCCAACCCAGAGGCCATCATTCCGCACCATCCTGCGTGACCTCACCCGGCTGCAGCCCCACA CTCTTCCAGATCTTGCTGACGTCTTGACTGTGAACCCGGACTCACCGGCGTCGGACCCTACGGTTTTCCACAAGCGCTACTTGAAAAAGATCCGAGATCTGGGCGAG GGTCACTTCGGCAAGGTCAGCTTGTACTGCTACGATCCGACCAACGACGGCACTGGCGAGATGGTGGCGGTGAAAGCCCTCAAGGCAGACTGCGGCCCCCAGCACCGCTCGGGCTGGAAGCAGGAGATTGACATTCTGCGCACGCTCTACCACGAGCACATCATCAAGTACAAGGGCTGCTGCGAGGACCAAG GCGAGAAGTCGCTGCAGCTGGTCATGGAGTACGTGCCCCTGGGCAGCCTCCGAGACTACCTGCCCCGGCACAGCGTCGGGCTGGCCCAGCTGCTGCTCTTCGCCCAGCAGATCTGCGAG GTCTATCATCTCATGAAGAACTGCTGGGAGACAGAGGCGTCCTTTCGCCCAAACTTCGAGAACCTCATACCCATTCTGAAGACAGTCCATGAGAAGTACCAAGGCCAGGCCCCTTCAGTGTTTAGCGTGTGCTGA
- the TYK2 gene encoding non-receptor tyrosine-protein kinase TYK2 isoform X7, giving the protein MPLRHWGMARGSKPFGDGAQPMAAMGGLKVLLHWAGPGGGEPWVTFSESSLTAEEVCIHIAHKVGITPPCFNLFALFDAQAQVWLPPNHILEIPRDASLMLYFRIRFYFRNWHGMNPREPAVYRCGPPGTEASSDQTAQGMQLLDPASFEYLFEQGKHEFVNDVASLWELSSEEEIHHFKNESLGMAFLHLCHLALRHGIPLQEVAKKTSFKDCIPRSFRRHIRQHSALTRLRLRNVFRRFLRDFQPGRLSQQMVMVKYLATLERLAPRFGTERVPVCHLRLLAQAEGEPCYIRDSGVAPTDPGPESAAGPPTHEVLVTGTGGIQWWPVEEEVNKEEGSSGSSGRNPQASLFGKKAKAHKAVGQPADRPREPLWAYFCDFRDITHVVLKEHCVSIHRQDNKCLELSLPSRAAALSFVSLVDGYFRLTADSSHYLCHEVAPPRLVMSIRDGIHGPLLEPFVQAKLRPEDGLYLIHWSTSHPYRLILTVAQRSQAPDGMQSLRLRKFPIEQQDGAFVLEGWGRSFPSIRELGAALQGCLLRAGDDCFSLRRCCLPQPGETSNLIIMRGARASPRTLNLSQLSFHRVDQKEITQLSHLGQGTRTNVYEGRLRVEGSGDPEEGKMDDEDPLVPGRDRGQELRVVLKVLDPSHHDIALAFYETASLMSQVSHMHLAFVHGVCVRGPENIMVTEYVEHGPLDVWLRRERGHVPMAWKMVVAQQLASALSYLENKNLVHGNVCGRNILLARLGLAEGTSPFIKLSDPGVGLGALSREERVERIPWLAPECLPVGANSLSTAMDKWGFGATLLEICFDGEAPLQSRSPSEKEHFYQRQHRLPEPSCPELATLTSQCLTYEPTQRPSFRTILRDLTRLQPHTLPDLADVLTVNPDSPASDPTVFHKRYLKKIRDLGEGHFGKVSLYCYDPTNDGTGEMVAVKALKADCGPQHRSGWKQEIDILRTLYHEHIIKYKGCCEDQGHGLSARSALHPPRPSRAQRAAGQRQAGQDRGLWPSQGRARRPRVLPRARGWGQPRVLKFLELIGIAQGQMTVLRLTELLERGERLPRPDKCPCEVYHLMKNCWETEASFRPNFENLIPILKTVHEKYQGQAPSVFSVC; this is encoded by the exons GTATCACTCCTCCTTGCTTCAATCTCTTTGCCCTCTTCGATGCTCAGGCCCAAGTCTGGTTGCCCCCAAACCACATCCTAGAGATCCCCAGAGACGCAAGCCTGATGCTATATTTCCGCATAAG GTTTTATTTCCGGAACTGGCATGGCATGAATCCTCGGGAACCGGCTGTGTACCGTTGTGGGCCCCCAGGAACCGAGGCATCCTCAGATCAGACAGCACAGGGGATGCAACTCCTGGACCCAGCCTCATTTGAGTACCTCTTTGAGCAG GGCAAGCATGAGTTTGTGAATGACGTGGCATCACTGTGGGAGCTGTCGAGCGAGGAGGAGATCCACCACTTTAAGAATGAGAGCCTGGGCATGGCCTTTCTGCACCTCTGTCACCTCGCTCTCCGCCATGGCATCCCCCTGCAGGAGGTGGCCAAGAAGACCAG CTTCAAGGACTGCATCCCGCGCTCCTTCCGTCGGCATATCCGGCAGCACAGCGCCCTGACCCGGCTGCGCCTTCGGAACGTCTTCCGCAGGTTCCTGCGGGACTTCCAGCCGGGCCGACTCTCCCAGCAGATGGTCATGGTCAAATACCTAGCCACACTCGAGCGGCTGGCACCCCGCTTCGGCACAGAGCGTGTGCCCGTGTGCCACCTGAGGCTGCTGGCCCAGGCCGAGGGGGAGCCCTGCTACATCCGGGACAGTGGGGTGGCCCCTACAGACCCTGGCCCTGAGTCTGCTGCTGGGCCCCCAACCCACGAGGTGCTGGTGACAGGCACTGGTGGCATCCAGTGGTGGCCAGTAGAGGAGGAGGTGAACAAGGAGGAG GGTTCTAGTGGCAGCAGTGGCAGGAACCCCCAAGCCAGCCTGTTTGGGAAGAAGGCCAAGGCTCACAAGGCAGTCGGCCAGCCGGCAGACAGGCCGCGGGAGCCACTGTGGGCCTACTTCTGCGACTTCCGGGACATCACCCACGTGGTGCTGAAAGAGCACTGTGTCAGCATCCACCGGCAGGACAACAAGTGCCTG GAGCTGAGCTTGCCTTCCCGGGCTGCGGCGCTGTCCTTCGTGTCGCTGGTGGACGGCTATTTCCGCCTGACGGCCGACTCCAGCCACTACCTGTGCCACGAGGTGGCTCCCCCACGGCTGGTGATGAGCATCCGGGATGGGATCCACGGACCCCTGCT GGAGCCATTTGTGCAGGCCAAGCTGCGGCCCGAGGACGGCCTGTACCTCATTCACTGGAGCACCAGCCACCCCTACCGCCTGATCCTCACAGTGGCCCAGCGTAGCCAG GCACCAGACGGCATGCAGAGCTTGCGGCTCCGAAAGTTCCCCATTGAGCAGCAGGACGGGGCCTTCGTGCTGGAGGGCTGGGGCCGGTCCTTCCCCAGCATTCGGGAACTTGGGGCTGCCTTGCAGGGCTGCTTGCTGAGGGCCGGGGATGACTGCTTCTCTCTGCGTCGCTGTTGCCTGCCCCAACCAGGAG AAACCTCCAATCTCATCATCATGCGGGGGGCTCGGGCCAGCCCCAGGACACTCAACCTCAGCCAGCTCAGCTTCCACCGGGTTGACCAGAAGGAGATCACCCAG CTGTCCCACTTGGGCCAGGGCACAAGGACCAACGTGTATGAGGGCCGCCTGCGAGTGGAGGGCAGCGGGGACCCTGAGGAGGGCAAGATGGATGACGAGGACCCCCTCGTGCCTGGCAGGGACCGTGGGCAGGAGCTACGAGTGGTGCTCAAAGTGCTGGACCCTAGTCACCATGACATCGCCCTG GCCTTCTACGAGACAGCCAGCCTCATGAGCCAGGTCTCCCACATGCACCTGGCCTTCGTGCATGGCGTCTGTGTGCGCGGCCCTGAAA ATATCATGGTGACAGAGTACGTGGAGCACGGACCCCTGGATGTGTGGCTGCGGAGGGAGCGGGGCCATGTGCCCATGGCTTGGAAGATGGTGGTGGCCCAGCAGCTGGCCAGCGCCCTCAGCTACCTG GAGAACAAGAACCTGGTTCATGGTAATGTGTGTGGCCGGAACATCCTGCTGGCCCGGCTGGGGTTGGCAGAGGGCACCAGCCCCTTCATCAAGCTGAGTGATCCTGGCGTGGGCCTGGGCGCCCTCTCCAGGGAGG agcggGTGGAGAGGATCCCCTGGCTGGCCCCCGAATGCCTACCAGTTGGGGCCAACAGCCTAAGCACCGCCATGGACAAGTGGGGGTTTGGCGCCACCCTCCTGGAGATCTGCTTTGACGGAGAGGCCCCTCTGCAGAGCCGCAGTCCCTCCGAG AAGGAGCATTTCTACCAGAGGCAGCACCGGCTGCCTGAGCCCTCCTGCCCAGAGCTGGCCACACTCACCAGCCAGTGTCTGACCTATGAGCCAACCCAGAGGCCATCATTCCGCACCATCCTGCGTGACCTCACCCGGCTGCAGCCCCACA CTCTTCCAGATCTTGCTGACGTCTTGACTGTGAACCCGGACTCACCGGCGTCGGACCCTACGGTTTTCCACAAGCGCTACTTGAAAAAGATCCGAGATCTGGGCGAG GGTCACTTCGGCAAGGTCAGCTTGTACTGCTACGATCCGACCAACGACGGCACTGGCGAGATGGTGGCGGTGAAAGCCCTCAAGGCAGACTGCGGCCCCCAGCACCGCTCGGGCTGGAAGCAGGAGATTGACATTCTGCGCACGCTCTACCACGAGCACATCATCAAGTACAAGGGCTGCTGCGAGGACCAAG GGCATGGCCTATCTGCACGCTCAGCACTACATCCACCGAGACCTAGCCGCGCGCAACGTGCTGCTGGACAACGACAGGCTGGTCAAGATCGGGGACTTTGGCCTAGCCAAGGCCGTGCCCGAAGGCCACGAGTACTACCGCGTGCGCGAGGATGGGGACAGCCCCGTGTTCTG AAATTCCTTGAGCTCATAGGCATTGCTCAGGGTCAGATGACAGTTCTGAGACTCACTGAGTTGCTGGAACGAGGGGAGAGGCTGCCACGGCCCGACAAATGTCCCTGTGAG GTCTATCATCTCATGAAGAACTGCTGGGAGACAGAGGCGTCCTTTCGCCCAAACTTCGAGAACCTCATACCCATTCTGAAGACAGTCCATGAGAAGTACCAAGGCCAGGCCCCTTCAGTGTTTAGCGTGTGCTGA
- the TYK2 gene encoding non-receptor tyrosine-protein kinase TYK2 isoform X3, which translates to MPLRHWGMARGSKPFGDGAQPMAAMGGLKVLLHWAGPGGGEPWVTFSESSLTAEEVCIHIAHKVGITPPCFNLFALFDAQAQVWLPPNHILEIPRDASLMLYFRIRFYFRNWHGMNPREPAVYRCGPPGTEASSDQTAQGMQLLDPASFEYLFEQGKHEFVNDVASLWELSSEEEIHHFKNESLGMAFLHLCHLALRHGIPLQEVAKKTSFKDCIPRSFRRHIRQHSALTRLRLRNVFRRFLRDFQPGRLSQQMVMVKYLATLERLAPRFGTERVPVCHLRLLAQAEGEPCYIRDSGVAPTDPGPESAAGPPTHEVLVTGTGGIQWWPVEEEVNKEEGSSGSSGRNPQASLFGKKAKAHKAVGQPADRPREPLWAYFCDFRDITHVVLKEHCVSIHRQDNKCLELSLPSRAAALSFVSLVDGYFRLTADSSHYLCHEVAPPRLVMSIRDGIHGPLLEPFVQAKLRPEDGLYLIHWSTSHPYRLILTVAQRSQAPDGMQSLRLRKFPIEQQDGAFVLEGWGRSFPSIRELGAALQGCLLRAGDDCFSLRRCCLPQPGETSNLIIMRGARASPRTLNLSQLSFHRVDQKEITQLSHLGQGTRTNVYEGRLRVEGSGDPEEGKMDDEDPLVPGRDRGQELRVVLKVLDPSHHDIALAFYETASLMSQVSHMHLAFVHGVCVRGPENIMVTEYVEHGPLDVWLRRERGHVPMAWKMVVAQQLASALSYLENKNLVHGNVCGRNILLARLGLAEGTSPFIKLSDPGVGLGALSREERVERIPWLAPECLPVGANSLSTAMDKWGFGATLLEICFDGEAPLQSRSPSEKEHFYQRQHRLPEPSCPELATLTSQCLTYEPTQRPSFRTILRDLTRLQPHTLPDLADVLTVNPDSPASDPTVFHKRYLKKIRDLGEGHFGKVSLYCYDPTNDGTGEMVAVKALKADCGPQHRSGWKQEIDILRTLYHEHIIKYKGCCEDQGEKSLQLVMEYVPLGSLRDYLPRHSVGLAQLLLFAQQICEGMAYLHAQHYIHRDLAARNVLLDNDRLVKIGDFGLAKAVPEGHEYYRVREDGDSPVFWYAPECLKEYKFYYASDVWSFGVTLYELLTHCDSSQSPPTVYHLMKNCWETEASFRPNFENLIPILKTVHEKYQGQAPSVFSVC; encoded by the exons GTATCACTCCTCCTTGCTTCAATCTCTTTGCCCTCTTCGATGCTCAGGCCCAAGTCTGGTTGCCCCCAAACCACATCCTAGAGATCCCCAGAGACGCAAGCCTGATGCTATATTTCCGCATAAG GTTTTATTTCCGGAACTGGCATGGCATGAATCCTCGGGAACCGGCTGTGTACCGTTGTGGGCCCCCAGGAACCGAGGCATCCTCAGATCAGACAGCACAGGGGATGCAACTCCTGGACCCAGCCTCATTTGAGTACCTCTTTGAGCAG GGCAAGCATGAGTTTGTGAATGACGTGGCATCACTGTGGGAGCTGTCGAGCGAGGAGGAGATCCACCACTTTAAGAATGAGAGCCTGGGCATGGCCTTTCTGCACCTCTGTCACCTCGCTCTCCGCCATGGCATCCCCCTGCAGGAGGTGGCCAAGAAGACCAG CTTCAAGGACTGCATCCCGCGCTCCTTCCGTCGGCATATCCGGCAGCACAGCGCCCTGACCCGGCTGCGCCTTCGGAACGTCTTCCGCAGGTTCCTGCGGGACTTCCAGCCGGGCCGACTCTCCCAGCAGATGGTCATGGTCAAATACCTAGCCACACTCGAGCGGCTGGCACCCCGCTTCGGCACAGAGCGTGTGCCCGTGTGCCACCTGAGGCTGCTGGCCCAGGCCGAGGGGGAGCCCTGCTACATCCGGGACAGTGGGGTGGCCCCTACAGACCCTGGCCCTGAGTCTGCTGCTGGGCCCCCAACCCACGAGGTGCTGGTGACAGGCACTGGTGGCATCCAGTGGTGGCCAGTAGAGGAGGAGGTGAACAAGGAGGAG GGTTCTAGTGGCAGCAGTGGCAGGAACCCCCAAGCCAGCCTGTTTGGGAAGAAGGCCAAGGCTCACAAGGCAGTCGGCCAGCCGGCAGACAGGCCGCGGGAGCCACTGTGGGCCTACTTCTGCGACTTCCGGGACATCACCCACGTGGTGCTGAAAGAGCACTGTGTCAGCATCCACCGGCAGGACAACAAGTGCCTG GAGCTGAGCTTGCCTTCCCGGGCTGCGGCGCTGTCCTTCGTGTCGCTGGTGGACGGCTATTTCCGCCTGACGGCCGACTCCAGCCACTACCTGTGCCACGAGGTGGCTCCCCCACGGCTGGTGATGAGCATCCGGGATGGGATCCACGGACCCCTGCT GGAGCCATTTGTGCAGGCCAAGCTGCGGCCCGAGGACGGCCTGTACCTCATTCACTGGAGCACCAGCCACCCCTACCGCCTGATCCTCACAGTGGCCCAGCGTAGCCAG GCACCAGACGGCATGCAGAGCTTGCGGCTCCGAAAGTTCCCCATTGAGCAGCAGGACGGGGCCTTCGTGCTGGAGGGCTGGGGCCGGTCCTTCCCCAGCATTCGGGAACTTGGGGCTGCCTTGCAGGGCTGCTTGCTGAGGGCCGGGGATGACTGCTTCTCTCTGCGTCGCTGTTGCCTGCCCCAACCAGGAG AAACCTCCAATCTCATCATCATGCGGGGGGCTCGGGCCAGCCCCAGGACACTCAACCTCAGCCAGCTCAGCTTCCACCGGGTTGACCAGAAGGAGATCACCCAG CTGTCCCACTTGGGCCAGGGCACAAGGACCAACGTGTATGAGGGCCGCCTGCGAGTGGAGGGCAGCGGGGACCCTGAGGAGGGCAAGATGGATGACGAGGACCCCCTCGTGCCTGGCAGGGACCGTGGGCAGGAGCTACGAGTGGTGCTCAAAGTGCTGGACCCTAGTCACCATGACATCGCCCTG GCCTTCTACGAGACAGCCAGCCTCATGAGCCAGGTCTCCCACATGCACCTGGCCTTCGTGCATGGCGTCTGTGTGCGCGGCCCTGAAA ATATCATGGTGACAGAGTACGTGGAGCACGGACCCCTGGATGTGTGGCTGCGGAGGGAGCGGGGCCATGTGCCCATGGCTTGGAAGATGGTGGTGGCCCAGCAGCTGGCCAGCGCCCTCAGCTACCTG GAGAACAAGAACCTGGTTCATGGTAATGTGTGTGGCCGGAACATCCTGCTGGCCCGGCTGGGGTTGGCAGAGGGCACCAGCCCCTTCATCAAGCTGAGTGATCCTGGCGTGGGCCTGGGCGCCCTCTCCAGGGAGG agcggGTGGAGAGGATCCCCTGGCTGGCCCCCGAATGCCTACCAGTTGGGGCCAACAGCCTAAGCACCGCCATGGACAAGTGGGGGTTTGGCGCCACCCTCCTGGAGATCTGCTTTGACGGAGAGGCCCCTCTGCAGAGCCGCAGTCCCTCCGAG AAGGAGCATTTCTACCAGAGGCAGCACCGGCTGCCTGAGCCCTCCTGCCCAGAGCTGGCCACACTCACCAGCCAGTGTCTGACCTATGAGCCAACCCAGAGGCCATCATTCCGCACCATCCTGCGTGACCTCACCCGGCTGCAGCCCCACA CTCTTCCAGATCTTGCTGACGTCTTGACTGTGAACCCGGACTCACCGGCGTCGGACCCTACGGTTTTCCACAAGCGCTACTTGAAAAAGATCCGAGATCTGGGCGAG GGTCACTTCGGCAAGGTCAGCTTGTACTGCTACGATCCGACCAACGACGGCACTGGCGAGATGGTGGCGGTGAAAGCCCTCAAGGCAGACTGCGGCCCCCAGCACCGCTCGGGCTGGAAGCAGGAGATTGACATTCTGCGCACGCTCTACCACGAGCACATCATCAAGTACAAGGGCTGCTGCGAGGACCAAG GCGAGAAGTCGCTGCAGCTGGTCATGGAGTACGTGCCCCTGGGCAGCCTCCGAGACTACCTGCCCCGGCACAGCGTCGGGCTGGCCCAGCTGCTGCTCTTCGCCCAGCAGATCTGCGAG GGCATGGCCTATCTGCACGCTCAGCACTACATCCACCGAGACCTAGCCGCGCGCAACGTGCTGCTGGACAACGACAGGCTGGTCAAGATCGGGGACTTTGGCCTAGCCAAGGCCGTGCCCGAAGGCCACGAGTACTACCGCGTGCGCGAGGATGGGGACAGCCCCGTGTTCTG GTATGCCCCAGAGTGCCTGAAGGAGTATAAGTTCTACTATGCGTCAGATGTCTGGTCCTTCGGGGTGACCCTGTATGAGCTGCTGACGCACTGTGACTCCAGCCAGAGCCCCCCCACG GTCTATCATCTCATGAAGAACTGCTGGGAGACAGAGGCGTCCTTTCGCCCAAACTTCGAGAACCTCATACCCATTCTGAAGACAGTCCATGAGAAGTACCAAGGCCAGGCCCCTTCAGTGTTTAGCGTGTGCTGA